GTAGAGTTTTAAACAAAGTGTGTCCGGGTCTGCTCGTATCATCACCTGTAAAGCCGGAGATGGTGACAAATAATCCTGAGGTTATTGAAAGCTATCAAACAGATGAACTCATGCTCAAAAAGGTGTCCGTTAGGTGGTACCGGGAATTTCAGAAAGCTATTCAGTTAGCGTTTAAGCATGCCGGCAGCTTTCCAGGCTTGCCTTTATTGGTAATGCAGGCGGGGAAAGATGTGATAGTAGATGCACAGAAAACGTATGAATGGTTTCATTTAATAAAAACGGAAGAAAAAATGTATAAAGAGTGGCCTTTATTTTATCACGAGCTTTTTAATGAAGGTGAATGGGAGCAGGCTTATTTGTATATGCTTAATTTTATGGAACAGCAATTGTCCAGCAGGAAATAGGTAAAGGAGAGATTGTCGTGTCTGTAAGGATTCCAACACGTGCAGTGCCATTAATGGTTAAAGTGTATAAAGACATTTTTCCACGGGTGCATCATGAGCTGAATTATTGGAAGAAAAAAGCGGAATGTATTCCTGATCTGGAGCTTCGTATGCAGGCCTTAGCCAGTATAGATTCTAAAACCTTTCACTGTGAAGGCGGAGGGGTGTATGCTTTGCTGGCTGGAGAGAACCTAGGTGAAGCGGTTCGTTTTATAGTAGCCTACCAGACAATCAGTGATTATTTAGATAATCTTTGTGACCGAAGTACGTCCATGGATCCGCAGGACTTTCGGCAGCTGCATCAATCAATGACGGATGCCTTAACTCCATCTAATGAGCTGAAGGATTATTATGCTTTTCGTGAAGAAAAAAACGACGGGGACTACCTCCAGGATTTAGTGAAAACGTGCCAAGACGTATTACGGCAATCAGAGGCTTATGCAGTCACCGAAAAATACACGACGAAGCTTGGTTATCTTTACAATGATCTTCAAGTACATAAGCATGTAAAAGAAGAAGAGAGGCTTCCTCGGTTAATGAGCTGGTTTGAAACTCATCAGGACATGTGCTCAAACCTTAAGTGGTATGAATTTTCTGCCTGTACTGGCTCTACGCTGGGGATCTTCTGCCTCGTATCGTACGCACTTGGGGGAGAGATGGAGGAATCATTGGCCCAAAGAATAGAGGAAAGCTATTTCCCATATATGCAGGGGCTCCATATTTTGCTGGATTACTATATTGATCAGGAAGAGGATAAAGAAGAAGGAGATTTAAACTTCTGCTCATATTATGATCATGAAGAAATGATGAAGGAGCGATTGGTCTATTTTGTAAAGCAGACCAATCACTCCATTCAGTCCCTTCCTCATCGCGGGTTTCACGAGATGGTTCATGAAGGGTTAGTCGGGATGTATTTAGCCGATCGTAAAGTAAAGGCGATGCAGCATGCGAAAAGCTTTGTACGATCGATGCTTAAAGCTAGCGGCAAGAAAGCGACGTTCTTCTATTTAAATACAAAAATGTACAATCGGTTGAGAGGAATAAAAGCTGCCTTATAGTTTTTCAATAGCAATGATGAAAGGCGGGTTGTTCTTTTGGTTGATGAACCCGTATTGCATGACCTGATAATTCTTTTGCTCTAAGCTTTCTGCATATTGAAGAACTGCTTCTTTTTCTTCTGCTCCCCCTGGGTGGCCGTGATAAACCACTAAAACAACAATACCGCCGGGAAGAAGGTGTTCAAGGATAGCAGAGACGGCGCTTATCGTCTCATCTGAGCTGGTAACCACCTTTTTGTCACTGCCCGGCAGGTATCCGAGGTTAAAGATAGCAGCTTTTAATTTTTCAAGATGCTCTTTAGGAATTGTTTCTTCTATTTTATGGTGGCTGTCATGAATAAGCGAAACACGATCTTTTAAATTTAGTTTTTCCAGCTTATTGTTCGTGTTATCAATGGCTTGCTTTTGAACATCGTATCCATAGACATGGCCGCTGCTGCCGACGAGCTTTCCAAGCAGAGCCGTGTCGTGCCCATTGCCGCAAGTGCCGTCAATTGCTATGTCACCCTCTTCAAGGGAAAGTTTCATAAGTTCATGTGCAAAAGGAATAACTCTTTTTAGTTTCATTTATAATAGTGCTCCTTTAAAATATGATTCAGGCTAAGTTAGTTTAGCATGAATGTAATCAATTCTAAAAGTCTGCCCATAAGAAAACCGCACATTATTATGCGGTTTTTTTCTTCTTAATATATCCTTACCTTTTTAAATAATTACTTTTCGCAGATTGGATGGTTCTTTTTGGGGTCTTCTTCGTCTTATAAGAGGAAGCCTTCGCACTGGCAGTTTTTCGAATGGGTTTCTTCAAGACTACTAGACCTCCTTAGAATTAAGATATATACTAAATTACCTTTTCCTCGTTTTGAATAAACATCTTTTTCCATTGCTTGACAAAGGCCGGGGCTTTCATTAAGATTACGAGTAGATATGTAATGACGTTGAAAAGGAATAGTAATAGGAGTGCAAGATATAGAGAGTCCGCGGTTGGTGAAAGCGGTCCTTGTCCTTATATGAACTCACCTTGGATGTCGGGGAAGTGATTTTTAAAATAGCTTCCTCCGGTAAATGGCCGTTATCCATTCTAAGTGAGCGTCTTAGTGCGCTAATTTGGGTGGTACCGCGGGAGAAGTCTCTCGTCCCTGAGTTTTATTAGGGATGAGTGGCTTTTTTTATTATTCGAAGTAGGAGGAATTTCAATGGCTTTTGATCATAAGAAAATTGAAAAGAAATGGCAGTCCTATTGGCTGCAAAACGAAACATTTAAAACAAACTCGGATTCTCATAAAGAGAAATTTTATGCATTAGATATGTTTCCTTATCCTTCAGGGGCAGGACTTCATGTCGGTCACCCGGAAGGCTATACAGCGACAGATATTTTATCCCGTATGAAGAGAATGCAGGGATATGAAGTTCTTCACCCGATCGGATGGGATGCTTTTGGTCTTCCGGCTGAACAGTATGCTCTTGATACAGGGAATGACCCGGCAGAATTTACAGCACAGAATATCAGTACTTTTAAGAGACAGATTCAGGAGCTTGGCTTCTCTTATGATTGGGATCGAGAAGTGAATACAACCGATCCTAACTACTATAAATGGACACAGTGGATCTTTTTAAAGCTTTACGAAAAAGGCCTTGCTTATATTGATGAAGTTCCTGTGAACTGGTGCCCGGCTCTGGGTACAGTGTTAGCAAACGAGGAAGTTATTGATGGTAAAAGTGAACGAGGCGGCCACCCGGTAGAGCGCCGTCCGATGAAACAGTGGATGCTTAAGATTACAGCTTATGCTGATCGTCTGCTTGAAGACTTAGAAGATCTGGACTGGCCAGAGAGCATTAAAGATATGCAGCGCAACTGGATTGGTAAATCAGAAGGAGCTGAGATTAATTTTGATGTAGCCCATCATCACGCCTCCTTCGATGTGTTCACTACTCGCCCGGACACTTTATACGGTGCAACTTATGCGGTACTGTCTCCTGAGCATCCTTTAGTAAGTGAGATAGTTACGGATGAGCATAAAGAAGAAGTGAACCTGTACGTAGAATCTGCAAAGAATAAGAGTGAGCTTGAACGAACTGATTTAGCGAAAGATAAAACAGGTGTATTTACTGGATCTTATGCGATTAACCCTATCGATGGAAATAAATTGCCGATCTGGGTCGCTGATTACGTATTAATGGGATATGGAAGCGGAGCAATTATGGCTGTTCCTGCCCATGATGAACGCGACTACGAATTTGCCACAAAATATGATTTGCCGATTATCGCCGTCCTTGAAGGCGGAGACGTAGATGAAGAAGCTTACACAGGGGATGGCAAACATATCAATTCAGGAATTCTGAACGGACTGGATAAAGAGGAAGCGATTGAAAAGTCTATTAAGTGGCTCGAAGAGAATAATAAAGGCACGAGAAAAACTACGTATCGTCTGCGCGACTGGCTGTTCAGCCGCCAGAGATACTGGGGAGAGCCAATTCCTATTATTCACTGGGAAGACGGTTCGATCTCTGCGGTACCAGAGGAAGAACTGCCTGTTACCCTTCCAAAAACAACGGAAATTAAACCATCAGGTACAGGAGAATCTCCTTTAGCTAATATTGATGAATGGGTAAATGTCACAGATCCTGAAACTGGATTGAAAGGCCGCCGCGAAACAAATACGATGCCGCAGTGGGCCGGAAGCTGCTGGTATTTTCTTCGTTATATTGATCCGCACAATGACGAAGCCTTTGCAGATTTCGATAAACTGAAGAAATGGCTGCCGATTGACGTATATATTGGAGGAGCAGAACATGCGGTTCTTCACCTTCTATACGCACGGTTCTGGCACAAGGTCCTTTACGATGCGAGAGTAGTTCCGACAAAAGAGCCGTTCCAAAAGTTGTTTAACCAGGGCATGATTCTAGGAGAAGGCAATGAAAAAATGAGTAAGTCAAAAGGAAATGTTGTAAACCCTGATGATATTGTATTTACTCATGGAGCCGACACTCTTCGTTTGTATGAAATGTTCATGGGACCTCTTGAAGCCTCTATCGCCTGGTCAACGAACGGGCTCGACGGAGCTAGAAGATTCCTTGACCGAGTATGGCGTCTGTTTGTAACAGACGGCAAGCCGTCCGGTGCTATTGTAGAAAACAGCAATGATAAAACACTTGAGAAGACGTATCATCAAACCGTGCAAAAAGTAACGGAAAACTTTGAAGAACTCAGATTTAATACAGGAATTTCTCAAATGATGGTATTTATTAATGAAGGATATAAGGCCAATGAACTGCCAAAAGCCTATGTAGAAGGTTTTGTTAAACTGCTTTCCCCTGTGGCTCCACACCTTGCAGAAGAACTGTGGGAGCAATTAGGCCATGAAGAGAGCGTCACTTACGAAACTTGGCCGACATACGATGAGTCTAAGCTGGTAGAAGATGAAGTCGAAATTGTCGTGCAGGTCATGGGTAAAGTCAGAGCTAAAATGATGGTGAACCCGGATGCTTCAAAAGAAGACTTAGAGAAAGCGGCTCTTGAGAACCCAAGCGTTCAAGAGTGGCTCGAAGGAAAAACGGTCCGCAAAGTAATCGCCGTTCCTGGAAAACTAGTCAATATTGTTGCTAATTAGTTTCACTAATCTTTAAAAGCCATCCTCTTTATTAGTGAGGATGGCTTTTTCAAAGCCAATTTCTTGACTCCCCCATGAAATTTATTAAAATTAACCGTAGTAATCCTATATTAGGAGGAGATTTTTAAATGAGCGAAATAAAAGTAATGACTCCAGAGCAATTACAGAAAGCGTTAGACGAAAATAAAGACCTTAAGATTATAGATGTGAGAGAAGATGAAGAAGTAGCTCAAGGGATGATTCCAACAGCGACGCATATTCCGCTTGGCCGAATTCCTGAAGCTGCTGACAGCCTAAACCCTGAAGAAGAATATGTGATGGTCTGCCGTTCAGGGAAAAGAAGTATGAATGCTTCTGAGTATCTGAAATCCAAGGGTATTCATAACGTAAATAACCTTAAAGGCGGAATGCTGGATTGGAAGGGTGAAGTTGTACTTTAAATTAGAGGAGTCGCTGGAATGCTAGAATTGACCATCCTTTTAGTTATTGGTTTTATAGTTCTTTTTTCAAAAACTGTATATCAAAAGCAGAATTTAATACCTGTGGATGAACAGTCTCAATTAACGGATGATTTTTGTGTCATCGATATTAGGGACTATATTTCAGCTTATCGATCCCCTTATCCGGGAGCAGAAAATATACCACTGGATTATTTGCCCCGCGCTTTAAAAGGAAAATTTAATTGTCCAAAAAAAATCCTTTTAGTTACAGATAACAAAAGAGGGGCCCGGCTGGCAGCGCGTATGATCAAGAGGAAACGCGGCAAGTCGGTATATTATATTAAGGCCGTTTGAATCAGCTTTTTAAAAGCTGATTCTTTTTTATAGGCTCTGTAAATGGATCTATTTAAAAATATCAATACTTATAAAAAAGTGTTGACTTAAATCATTAAGGCTGGTAATATTAATAACGTTGCTGACTTTTCAAAAGCGGCTTCAATCTAATTGTCATAAAAGATTCAAAAAATCTATTAATCTTATTGACATATTCGCACGAATTATGCTAGAATTTATTTACTGTCGCAAGGCAGTTGTTATCAATTTGATCTTTGAAAACTGAACGAACCAACCAGTACGTCAATTTATTCTTTCTATTATATAGAGAGAATTCAAACAAGCACATTCGGTGTGCAAATGAGCAAGTCAAACTACTTTTATGGAGAGTTTGATCCTGGCTCAGGACGAACGCTGGCGGCGTGCCTAATACATGCAAGTCGAGCGCAGGAAGCTAACTGATCCCCTTCGGGGGTGACGTTAGTGGAATGAGCGGCGGACGGGTGAGTAACACGTGGGCAACCTGCCTGTAAGACCGGAATAACCCCGGGAAACCGGGGCTAATGCCGGGTAATCTCCTCCCTCGCATGAGGGAAGAGTAAAAGATGGCTTTCTGAGCTATCGCTTACAGATGGGCCCGCGGCGCATTAGCTAGTTGGTGAGGTAACGGCTCACCAAGGCGACGATGCGTAGCCGACCTGAGAGGGTGATCGGCCACACTGGGACTGAGACACGGCCCAGACTCCTACGGGAGGCAGCAGTAGGGAATCTTCCGCAATGGACGAAAGTCTGACGGAGCAACGCCGCGTGAACGATGAAGGTCTTCGGATCGTAAAGTTCTGTTGCGAGGGAAGAACAAGTACCGTGCGAATAGAGCGGTACCTTGACGGTACCTCGCGAGAAAGCCCCGGCTAACTACGTGCCAGCAGCCGCGGTAATACGTAGGGGGCAAGCGTTGTCCGGAATTATTGGGCGTAAAGCGCGCGCAGGCGGTTCCTTAAGTCTGATGTGAAAGCCCACGGCTCAACCGTGGAGGGTCATTGGAAACTGGGGAACTTGAGGACAGAAGAGGAGAGTGGAATTCCACGTGTAGCGGTGAAATGCGTAGATATGTGGAGGAACACCAGTGGCGAAGGCGACTCTCTGGTCTGTTTCTGACGCTGAGGTGCGAAAGCGTGGGTAGCAAACAGGATTAGATACCCTGGTAGTCCACGCCGTAAACGATGAGTGCTAGGTGTTAGGGGGCTTCCACCCCTTAGTGCTGAAGTTAACGCATTAAGCACTCCGCCTGGGGAGTACGGCCGCAAGGCTGAAACTCAA
This window of the Halobacillus sp. Marseille-Q1614 genome carries:
- a CDS encoding tetraprenyl-beta-curcumene synthase family protein; translated protein: MVKVYKDIFPRVHHELNYWKKKAECIPDLELRMQALASIDSKTFHCEGGGVYALLAGENLGEAVRFIVAYQTISDYLDNLCDRSTSMDPQDFRQLHQSMTDALTPSNELKDYYAFREEKNDGDYLQDLVKTCQDVLRQSEAYAVTEKYTTKLGYLYNDLQVHKHVKEEERLPRLMSWFETHQDMCSNLKWYEFSACTGSTLGIFCLVSYALGGEMEESLAQRIEESYFPYMQGLHILLDYYIDQEEDKEEGDLNFCSYYDHEEMMKERLVYFVKQTNHSIQSLPHRGFHEMVHEGLVGMYLADRKVKAMQHAKSFVRSMLKASGKKATFFYLNTKMYNRLRGIKAAL
- a CDS encoding alpha/beta hydrolase, translating into MLRPKATVIIVHGAFEHSKRYSHVIERLEQDGYRVITGDLPGQGESEGKRGHIKSFDDYLHKVMEWINEAEDEIPLFVLGHSMGGLIVIRFMQKLQPHLDGVILSSPALGLGQRASKPMEIAGRVLNKVCPGLLVSSPVKPEMVTNNPEVIESYQTDELMLKKVSVRWYREFQKAIQLAFKHAGSFPGLPLLVMQAGKDVIVDAQKTYEWFHLIKTEEKMYKEWPLFYHELFNEGEWEQAYLYMLNFMEQQLSSRK
- a CDS encoding rhodanese-like domain-containing protein, whose amino-acid sequence is MLELTILLVIGFIVLFSKTVYQKQNLIPVDEQSQLTDDFCVIDIRDYISAYRSPYPGAENIPLDYLPRALKGKFNCPKKILLVTDNKRGARLAARMIKRKRGKSVYYIKAV
- the leuS gene encoding leucine--tRNA ligase, which codes for MAFDHKKIEKKWQSYWLQNETFKTNSDSHKEKFYALDMFPYPSGAGLHVGHPEGYTATDILSRMKRMQGYEVLHPIGWDAFGLPAEQYALDTGNDPAEFTAQNISTFKRQIQELGFSYDWDREVNTTDPNYYKWTQWIFLKLYEKGLAYIDEVPVNWCPALGTVLANEEVIDGKSERGGHPVERRPMKQWMLKITAYADRLLEDLEDLDWPESIKDMQRNWIGKSEGAEINFDVAHHHASFDVFTTRPDTLYGATYAVLSPEHPLVSEIVTDEHKEEVNLYVESAKNKSELERTDLAKDKTGVFTGSYAINPIDGNKLPIWVADYVLMGYGSGAIMAVPAHDERDYEFATKYDLPIIAVLEGGDVDEEAYTGDGKHINSGILNGLDKEEAIEKSIKWLEENNKGTRKTTYRLRDWLFSRQRYWGEPIPIIHWEDGSISAVPEEELPVTLPKTTEIKPSGTGESPLANIDEWVNVTDPETGLKGRRETNTMPQWAGSCWYFLRYIDPHNDEAFADFDKLKKWLPIDVYIGGAEHAVLHLLYARFWHKVLYDARVVPTKEPFQKLFNQGMILGEGNEKMSKSKGNVVNPDDIVFTHGADTLRLYEMFMGPLEASIAWSTNGLDGARRFLDRVWRLFVTDGKPSGAIVENSNDKTLEKTYHQTVQKVTENFEELRFNTGISQMMVFINEGYKANELPKAYVEGFVKLLSPVAPHLAEELWEQLGHEESVTYETWPTYDESKLVEDEVEIVVQVMGKVRAKMMVNPDASKEDLEKAALENPSVQEWLEGKTVRKVIAVPGKLVNIVAN
- a CDS encoding class I SAM-dependent methyltransferase, translating into MKLKRVIPFAHELMKLSLEEGDIAIDGTCGNGHDTALLGKLVGSSGHVYGYDVQKQAIDNTNNKLEKLNLKDRVSLIHDSHHKIEETIPKEHLEKLKAAIFNLGYLPGSDKKVVTSSDETISAVSAILEHLLPGGIVVLVVYHGHPGGAEEKEAVLQYAESLEQKNYQVMQYGFINQKNNPPFIIAIEKL
- a CDS encoding rhodanese-like domain-containing protein — its product is MSEIKVMTPEQLQKALDENKDLKIIDVREDEEVAQGMIPTATHIPLGRIPEAADSLNPEEEYVMVCRSGKRSMNASEYLKSKGIHNVNNLKGGMLDWKGEVVL